Proteins encoded within one genomic window of Oryza brachyantha chromosome 7, ObraRS2, whole genome shotgun sequence:
- the LOC102721095 gene encoding E3 ubiquitin-protein ligase AIRP2-like yields the protein MGRSFRDSLKVLEADIQHANSLAAEFRREYDGACLQMRMSYCPAAHFFLFLVQWTDCNLAGALGLLRILIYKVYADGTTTMSTHERKASIREFYAVIFPSLMQLNEGINEVEDKKQKAICIERYRRRDEDQKMVISEIDDNIEEECGICMEINNKAVLPTCSHAMCIKCYRDWRSRSQSCPFCRDSLKRVNSADLWIYTDTRDIVDMATVRKENLRRLYMYIDKLPTVIPETVFDVYDSDVK from the exons atGGGCAGGTCGTTCAGGGACTCGCTCAAGGTGCTCGAGGCCGACATCCAGCACGCCAACTCGCT TGCTGCTGAATTTAGAAGGGAATATGATGGTGCCTGTCTTCAGATGAGGATGTCATACTGTCCAGCTGCAcacttcttcctttttcttgtgCAATGGACAGATTGCAACCTTGCTGGTGCACTTGGGCTATTGAGGATTCTTATTTATAAG GTTTATGCTGATGGGACAACCACCATGTCTACTCATGAAAGGAAAGCAAGCATTAGGGAATTCTATG CTGTCATATTTCCTTCTTTGATGCAACTAAATGAAGGGATCAATGAAGTGGAagacaaaaaacaaaaggcaatCTGTATAGAGAGGTATAGGAGACGAGATGAAGATCAGAAAATGGTGATTTCAGAGATTGATGATAACATAGAGGAGGAATGTGGTATATGTATGGAGATAAATAACAAAGCCGTTCTTCCAACTTGTAGCCATGCTATGTGCATCAAATGCTACCGTGACTG GAGATCAAGATCCCAGTCTTGCCCATTCTGCCGCGACAGTCTCAAGAGAGTAAACTCTGCCGACCTGTGGATATATACAGATACCAGGGACATAGTGGACATGGCAACGGTAAGAAAAGAGAACCTTAGGCGGCTCTACATGTACATAGACAAGCTGCCTACGGTCATCCCTGAAACTGTTTTTGATGTTTACGATTCCGATGTAAAATGA
- the LOC102721379 gene encoding uncharacterized protein LOC102721379, with amino-acid sequence MAAAAAGGGRAAEGLGGALRPFHDRASDAETRLAKLEALLLNKDVLTSGSETNSSAMKDLQSKLDAANTECLTEKEKNKKLIIENEKLQYRIAHLIRALKEADSR; translated from the exons atggcggcggcggcggcgggcggtggccgcgcggcggagggTCTGGGGGGAGCCCTCCGGCCCTTCCACGACAGGGCCTCCGACGCCGAG ACACGTTTAGCAAAGCTGGAAGCCTTATTATTGAACAAag ATGTCCTGACAAGTGGTTCCGAGACGAATTCATCTGCCATGAAAGATCTTCAGTCAAAGCTTGATGCAGCTAACACAGAATGTCTTACTGAAAAGGAGAAG AATAAGAAGCTAATCATAGAGAACGAGAAGCTCCAGTATCGTATCGCCCATCTTATCCGTGCATTGAAAGAAGCAGATTCAAGATAG
- the LOC102719976 gene encoding pentatricopeptide repeat-containing protein At1g01970, with protein sequence MTSLLVAVPAMYSLAPRAPSAAAAARARASSQCGCVPARQGAGQPLATAEAEQAAAAAAEETPWFSWDAFGSGTSESEKEAIRGISPKLPNRCKALMARIVCLPPPPPRRDEDGETLAAMLAFWVKAMRPRRADWLLVLKELTAMESPLLAEVLEHALLEDSFEANVRDYTKLIHIYGKQKLLQKAEDAFHAMKARGLPCDQVMLTALMDMYSKAGDLTRAKEIFEEIGLLGLPMDKRVYGSMIMAYIRADMLDKAEDMISKMGDQQIVAGKEVYKALLRAYSYKGDSDGAQRVFDAIQFAGIVPDTKLCALLVNAYCLANRIDEAMIVTRNMRSVGMTPCDKCIALILGTYEKVNRLEGALAFLTELEENGVVIGQEPSQLLAGWFRRLGVVQEVEQVLKDLAEDKKNTLEPEADRKNNLAADRKIKRKNKSKNKSKSKSKRSFASSLQHK encoded by the exons atgaCCTCGCTGCTGGTGGCTGTGCCGGCGATGTACTCGCTGGCTCCGCGGGCTCCtagtgccgccgccgccgcgcgcgcgagggCGTCTTCGCAGTGTGGGTGCGTGCCGGCCCGGCAAGGCGCGGGGCAGCCTCTGGCGACCGCGGAGGctgagcaggcggcggcggcggcggcggaagagACGCCGTGGTTCAGCTGGGACGCGTTCGGGTCGGGCACGTCGGAGTCTGAGAAGGAGGCGATTCGGGGGATTTCTCCCAAGCTGCCGAATCGCTGCAAGGCTCTGATGGCGCGCATCGTGtgcctgcctcctcctcctcctcgtcgggaTGAGGATGGGGAGACTCTCGCCGCGATGCTTGCGTTCTGGGTGAAGGCCATGAGGCCCAGGAGGGCGGATTGGTTGCTGGTGCTGAAGGAGCTCACCGCTATGGAGAGCCCTCTTCTTGCTGAG GTGCTGGAGCATGCATTGCTGGAGGATTCTTTTGAAGCAAATGTCCGTGACTACACCAAATTGATCCACATATATGGCAAGCAAAAGCTGTTGCAGAAAGCTGAGGATGCATTCCATGCCATGAAAGCCAGAGGGTTACCTTGTGATCAAGTTATGTTGACTGCGCTGATGGACATGTACAGTAAGGCCGGAGATCTCACTCGTGCAAAGGAAATTTTCGAAGAGATTGGATTGCTTGGCCTGCCGATGGATAAGCGTGTATACGGCTCAATGATCATGGCTTATATCAGGGCTGACATGTTAGACAAAGCAGAAGACATGATCAGTAAAATGGGGGATCAACAAATTGTTGCAGGAAAGGAAGTTTACAAAGCATTGCTGAGAGCCTACTCTTACAAAGGCGACTCAGATGGGGCGCAACGAGTTTTTGACGCCATACAGTTTGCAGGGATAGTACCTGATACAAAGCTGTGTGCACTTCTGGTGAATGCTTACTGCCTCGCAAATCGAATCGACGAAGCGATGATCGTAACACGGAATATGAGAAGTGTGGGGATGACACCGTGCGACAAATGCATCGCTTTGATATTGGGCACCTATGAGAAGGTGAACAGGCTAGAAGGGGCACTGGCATTTTTGACAGAGCTAGAGGAGAACGGCGTTGTCATTGGCCAAGAGCCATCTCAGCTGCTTGCAGGATGGTTCAGAAGGCTTGGAGTTGTCCAAGAAGTTGAGCAGGTCCTGAAGGACCTCGCAGAAGATAAGAAGAACACCCTTGAACCTGAAGCAGACAGGAAGAACAACCTCGCAGCAGACAGGAAGATCAAGAGGAAGAACAAGAGCAAGAACAAGAGCAAGAGCAAGAGCAAACGCAGCTTTGCATCATCTCTACAACACAAGTGA